The genomic stretch CCGCAAATGAATGCTGGTGATCGGGAGCGTGATGCTGATGAGTCCTGTGCTTCGGGGAAGTTCCAGAGGAACAATCCGCCAACTTTTGAAGGAGCTCATGAACTTGACAAAGCTCAAGAATGGTTAAAGGTGATTGAGAAAATCTTTCGAGTTATGAACTGTTCAGAtgcacagaaggtgcagtttggcATTCATATGCTTGAGAAAGAAGCTGAGGATTGGTGGCGCAACACTGTTAAGAGATTTGATGAGGATGACATTGAAGTGAGTTGGTCACTTTTCCGTGATGCTTTTCTGGAGAAGTATTTTCTAGAAGATGTTCGTGgaaagaaggaaattgaattccttgagtTGAAGCAAGGTAATGGTACCGTAGCTGAGTATGCTGCAAAGTTTGAGGAGTTGATCAAATTTTGTCCCCATTACAATATTGTTAATGCTGAGAGATCCAAGTGTCTtaagtttgtgaatggcttgagaccTGATATAAAAAAGGTAATGGGTTAGCAACAGATTACGAGATTTTCtgagttggttaacaagagtaGGATCTATGATGAGGATAGTCGTGAGAGTGCTGCTCATTACAAGTCCTTGCATGATAAGAAAGGAAAAAGGGCAATTCCGAGGGAAGCCATATGATGGTAAGAAGAAAGCTGGTGatggcaagaagccaagtgggggaggatctcaCACTCCTGTCAAGTGCTTCAGATGTGGTGTTGATGGACATCGTGCTCCCGAGTGTCCTAAGGGCGATGTGACTTGTTTAAAGTGTGGCAAGCAAGGTCACAAATCTTTTGATTGCAGAGTTGGTTCGAATGTGACTTGCTACAACTGTGGTGAGCAAGGGAACATTAGTACCAAGTGCAACAAGTCGAAGAAGGAGCAAGCCAAAGGGAAAGTGTTTGCATTATCCTGTGCTGATACTTCTGCTGAGGAGAGATTGATTCGAGGCACGTGCTTTATTAATAATATGTCTTTGATTGCTATTATTGATACTGGTGCGACACATTCTTTtatttctttggattgtgctaagagattGAATCTTGAATTATCTGTTATGCGTGGAAGCATGGTTATTGATACTCCGACTATGGGTTCAATGACTACTTCATTTGTTTGTTTGAAATGTACGTTGAATATTTATGATAAAGATTTTGAAGTTGATTTAATGTGTCTTCCATTGAGTCAACTTGACGTTATTTTGGGAATGGACTGGTTGAGGGCCAACCAtgtctatatcaattgttttgcGAAAGCTGTTCTTTTTCTTGAGCTAGAGAAGGAAGGTAATTTATTCTTGTCTACTCAACAAGTGAATGAATCTGTGCGAGATGGTGCTGAAGTGTTTATGTTGGTGACAAGTTTGAAGCTTAGTGAAAATGGAACAATGGGTGAATTTCCAGTTGTTCGTGATTTTCCTGAAGTGTTTCCTGATGAGGTTAGTGATTTTCCGCCtgaacgtgaagttgagttcaCGATTGATTTGATTCCTGGTACTAGTCCGATATATATGGCTCTGTATCGGATGTCAccatctgagttgaaagagttgaagagtcaactaGAGGATTTGCTTGATAAGAGGTTTATTCGTctgagtgtgtcaccgtggggtgcacctaTCTTATTAGTTAAGAataaagaaggtactatgaggttgtgtatgtattacagacaactgaataaggttactatcaagaataagtatccacttCCAAGGATtaatgatttgatggatcagctggttggtgcttgtgtgtttagcaagattgatttgaggtctaggtatcatcagatccgtgtgaaagctgaagatattcagaagTCTGCTTTTAGAATAAGGTATGGACACTATGAGTATTtggtgatgcctttcggtgtgacgaatgcacctggtgtatttatggagtacatgaatcgTATTTTTCATAAATATCTCGATAAGTTTGTTGTTCTGTTTATCGATGATATTTTGATCTATTCgaagagtgaagaggatcatgctgagcatttgaggaTTGTTTTATCTATATTGAAAGAGAAGCAATTGTTTGCTAAACTTTCAAAGTGAGAGTTttggttgaaggaagtgagtttccttggccatgtgatcTCTAGTGGTGGTATTTCGGTTGATCCTTCTAAGGTTGAGGCTATATCTCAATGGGAAGCACCGAAATCTATGTCTGAGATTCGTAGTTTTCTTGGTTTGGCAAGTTATTATTAAAAGTTTATTGAAGGCTTTTCTAAGTTATCTTTGTCATTaacgcagttgactaggaaaggtcaagctttcatttggactgCATAATGTGAAGCTAGTTTTCAAGAGCTGAAGAGGAGATTGACTACTGCTCCTgttttgattttaccggatccaTCAGAACCATTTGTTAcgtattgtgatgcttcttttATAGGTTTAGGAGGTGTGTTAATATATAATCAAtaagttgtagcttatgcttcaaggcaactcaaAGTGAATGAGAGGAATTATCTGACTCATGATTTGGAATTAGCtgttgtgtttgttttgaagatttggagacattatttgtttgggtcGAGATTcgatgtgtttagtgatcacaagagtttgaagtatttgttcgctcagaaagagttgaatatgaggcaaaagagatggttggaattcttgaaggattatgattttggtttgaattaccatcaTGACAAAGCAAATGTTGTAGCCGATGCTTTGAGTAGGAAATCTTTGCATATGTCGATGTTGATGGTGCGAGAATTGGATTTGCTTGAACAATTTCgagatatgagtttggtttgtgaagaGACTTCTTTTGGAGTGAAGCTTGGCATGTTGAAGCTTACTAGTGGAGTTTTGGATGAGATTCGAGAAGGTCAGAAATCTAATTTGGTTTTGGTAGATCAATTGACGTTGATCAATCAAGGTAAAGGTGGTGAttttcggattgatgagaatggtatcatgatGTGTCATGATAGAGTTTGTGTTCCCGATGTTtcggatttgagaaagaggattcttgatgaaggacatcgtagtggtttgagtattcatcctggtgctactaagatgtatcaagatttgaGGAAATTGTTTTGGTGGCCTGGTATGAAGAAAGAGATTGCGGAATTTGTGTATTCGTGTTTGATTTGTCAGAAatcgaagattgagcatcagaagccgaCCGGTTTATTACAACCGTTATCTATTCCtgaatggaaatgggatagtatttctatggattttgtttctggtttacctAGGATTTTGAGtaattgtgaagctatttgggttATTGTGGACAGATTGACGAAATCTGCTCACTTtattccgattagaatggattatctGATGGAGAGGCTTGCAAagctgtatattgagaaaattgcCAGTTTGCATAGTATTCAGTCTAGCATTGTGTCAGATAGGGATGCGAGGTTtacttcgagattttgggaaggtttgcaacGTGCTTTGGGTACAAAGTTGTGtttgagttctgcttatcatcAGCAGACAGATGGTCATACTGggaggacgattcagtcgcttgacgatcttttgagagcttgtgttttggaacagGGAGGTGCTTGTGATagttatttgcctttgattgagtttacctacaacaatagttttcatttGAGTATTGGTATGGCtctgtttgaagctttgtatggtagaaggtgtatgacgcctttgtgttggtacgaatctGGAGAGAGTGTTATGGTTGGACCTGAGATAGTTCAACAAACTACTGATAAGATTAAAATGATCAGAGAGAAGATGGAGGTTTCTCAGAGTTgtcagaagagttaccatgacaagagAAGGAAAGTCCTTAAGTTTGAGGTAGATGATCATGTGTTTTTAAGAGTTAATCTGgtaacgggtgttggtagagcaTTGAATTCGCGTAAGTTGACACCGCGTTTTATTGGTCCGTACCAGATTTCCAAGAAAGTAGGTGATGCGGCTTATCTGATTACGTTGCCGCTGTCACTTGCTAATCTCCATGATGTGTTTCAcgtgtctcaattgaggagatACATTGTGGATCCTTCGCACGTTGTCCAATTAGACGATGTTGAGGTTAGAGATCATTTGACCGTGAAAGTCATTTGGGGAGGACCGGTTGGTGGAAATGTGACGTGGGAGCTTGAGAGTCAGATGAGGCATTCATATCCCGAGTTGTTTGCTTGAGATGATTTTCGAGGACAAAAATATTTcaagtgggggagagttgtaacaccccgatttaatttccgtatttatttattatgtgtttattttaattaatcattatttggtgtgataattaattaaatatgtgttTTGGTGATTAtttaaatatatgtgttatttgaataattgaattttatgagtAGAAATAACAATTGTCTAGTAATGAGCCTAATTAATTAGAATGAGTGGATAAGTGAGTTAAGCCCATTATGAGTTAAAAAGATAGTAAGGGTTTTAGATATTAGAGTTAGTTTTGtaaaacaagagaagaagagagaatagaagagaagagaaagaggagaagataaaactagaagaagaaggacctagagatttcatctatactaaggtaagggtgagatTTCAAGTGGTCATGGGTAAAAATAATGTATGTAATGTATGTGGGTTAGATATCATGAACTTATGATTTTgggattttgatttttgagaaaccctaacatgtgtttatgttttaatccatgaaattaatgtttatgttatgctatgatgtttctatattgaattccatgaatgggtatgtgtatagaacatgatttggtgtataattgcatgcttgagtttcacttgaaaatggttgatttggGATTTTGGTGAAAATTAGTGGAGCTTAGAATCTTATTTCTATTA from Lathyrus oleraceus cultivar Zhongwan6 chromosome 7, CAAS_Psat_ZW6_1.0, whole genome shotgun sequence encodes the following:
- the LOC127103544 gene encoding uncharacterized protein LOC127103544, which encodes MTPLCWYESGESVMVGPEIVQQTTDKIKMIREKMEVSQSCQKSYHDKRRKVLKFEVDDHVFLRVNLVTGVGRALNSRKLTPRFIGPYQISKKVGDAAYLITLPLSLANLHDVFHVSQLRRYIVDPSHVVQLDDVEVRDHLTVKVIWGGPVGGNVTWELESQMRHSYPELFA
- the LOC127103543 gene encoding uncharacterized protein LOC127103543; translation: MVAGRNDDALAATLTLLSGAIPQMNAGDRERDADESCASGKFQRNNPPTFEGAHELDKAQEWLKVIEKIFRVMNCSDAQKVQFGIHMLEKEAEDWWRNTVKRFDEDDIEVSWSLFRDAFLEKYFLEDVRGKKEIEFLELKQGNGTVAEYAAKFEELIKFCPHYNIVNAERSKCLKFVNGLRPDIKKVMG